A DNA window from Aspergillus nidulans FGSC A4 chromosome I contains the following coding sequences:
- a CDS encoding NIF domain protein (transcript_id=CADANIAT00007336), whose protein sequence is MKSQPSSNASSSVNHQTGSNRPSGGSAASSRPGWRPYHGRWAAKVAYWDRNETPREGAITPHKQASQRGHPLQDQNTSGKNLKGSADVGDGQWRRPHFPRSDAPSSKPPRPQGDNSPTTSPANNGLANFPLMNPFAVFDGFPPPANSSTFQLPAFPPNLSEQSRPQFPPPIDPSLPNPPFFPLLGSGNAFMTMPPILPPLMNFDMLNQAMMNPMLNTPEAMKMTTSAGFTASGATRTNQKRLKGGQVDDTQRRASKAPRPPSATKKYLDQASLPPRESSSPQPLLVILDLNGTLIYRKTRKFPPSFSRRVGLDDFLKVLVEKYKVMIWSSSQPPTVAAVCEQLFSESHRKKLVAEWGRDKLGLSKSEYNTKVQVYKTLETVWSSKQIQASHPGRVNKGKKKGPRWDQSNTVLIDDSRLKAVSEPYNLIEIPEFTNNPNVDESAIFPKVLQRLEILAMCDDVSKMLCHWATANPKTSVLDLDLGPVHLLHYPNPTSDAGPGVGLVDKTPNRNSEFDPAEQRRLNRKTRKLEKKAARRAAANSAAKALASTSAGPLPQGARPNLNLDSNQITDKSEEQLQTVVSVGSNSNDSQQLLQRSPSPASSVQSGNTLLDLLEESLT, encoded by the coding sequence ATGAAGTCGCAACCTTCGTCCAACGCTTCGTCTAGTGTCAATCACCAAACGGGAAGTAATAGGCCATCGGGTGGTTCAGCGGCTAGCTCCAGGCCAGGTTGGAGACCCTACCATGGTCGTTGGGCTGCGAAGGTGGCATATTGGGATCGCAATGAGACCCCCCGCGAGGGGGCGATTACACCCCATAAACAGGCGTCTCAGCGGGGTCATCCATTGCAGGATCAAAACACTTCAGGAAAGAATCTGAAGGGTTCAGCGGATGTCGGTGATGGCCAATGGCGTCGGCCACATTTTCCGCGGAGCGATGCACCATCCTCAAAGCCGCCTAGGCCGCAGGGTGACAATAGCCCGACTACTTCTCCGGCGAACAATGGTCTAGCCAACTTCCCATTGATGAACCCGTTCGCCGTGTTTGACGGATTCCCTCCGCCAGCGAATTCCTCAACATTTCAGCTACCAGCTTTCCCGCCCAACCTGTCAGAACAATCGCGACCACAGTTTCCTCCACCAATTGATCCTTCCTTACCGAACCCTCCATTTTTTCCGTTGCTCGGTAGTGGGAATGCATTCATGACTATGCCGCCGATTTTACCACCTCTTATGAATTTTGACATGTTGAATCAAGCAATGATGAACCCTATGTTAAACACTCCTGaagcgatgaagatgactACTTCAGCTGGCTTCACAGCTTCCGGCGCTACTCGGACCAATCAGAAAAGATTAAAAGGGGGCCAGGTCGACGACACTCAGCGTCGGGCTTCCAAAGCGCCTCGACCTCCTTCAGCAACGAAGAAGTACCTCGACCAAGCATCTTTACCACCCAGGGAATCATCATCCCCACAACCTTTGCTCGTAATCCTTGACCTCAACGGTACTCTGATTTATCGAAAGACAAGGAAATTCCCGCCATCATTCTCTAGAAGAGTCGGTCTGGACGACTTCTTGAAAGTACTCGTGGAGAAGTACAAGGTCATGATTTGGTCTAGCTCACAGCCACCAACAGTAGCCGCAGTCTGCGAACAGCTGTTCTCAGAATCCCACAGGAAGAAGCTCGTCGCGGAATGGGGTCGTGATAAACTAGGCCTTTCAAAGTCGGAATATAACACTAAAGTTCAAGTCTACAAGACTCTAGAAACCGTTTGGTCCAGCAAACAGATTCAAGCATCACATCCGGGCCGAGTCAataagggcaagaagaaaggtcCTCGTTGGGACCAGAGCAACACCGTCCTCATTGACGACAGCAGACTCAAAGCTGTCAGCGAACCCTACAACCTCATCGAGATCCCAGAATTTACCAACAACCCCAATGTGGATGAGTCTGCTATTTTCCCCAAAGTCCTCCAGCGCCTTGAAATCCTCGCCATGTGCGACGACGTTAGCAAAATGCTGTGCCACTGGGCCACCGCGAATCCAAAGACAAGCGTTCttgatctcgatctcggACCCGTACATTTACTTCATTATCCCAATCCCACCTCTGATGCCGGCCCCGGCGTTGGGCTTGTTGACAAAACCCCAAATCGCAACTCCGAATTTGACCCAGCCGAACAGCGTCGATTAAACCGCAAAACACGCAAActagagaagaaggctgcccgTAGAGCCGCAGCCAATTCTGCCGCCAAAGCACTCGCATCCACATCCGCCGGCCCCTTGCCACAGGGTGCTCGGCCAAACCTGAACCTGGACTCGAATCAAATTACAGACAAATCGGAGGAACAATTACAGACAGTTGTCAGTGTGGGTTCGAATTCAAATGActcacagcagctgctgcagagatcaCCATCTCCTGCATCATCTGTTCAATCGGGGAATACACTTCTGGATCTATTAGAGGAATCATTGACTTAA
- a CDS encoding putative translation elongation factor eEF-1 subunit gamma (transcript_id=CADANIAT00007337), which yields MAFGKLYGRPDNTRTIAVLVAAKHNDLELELVETQANPAADFNKSDAYTKIQPLGKIPAFEGANGFTLSEVIAIAVYVTSQNEKTTLLGKTKQDYASILRWLSFANSELLVSFGSWFRPLLGLDPYNKKNVEDASKAALKKLGVLNTHLTANTYLVGERITLADLFTASLLTRAFATVIDKKVRADYPAVTRWYQTIIDQSAFKAVVENPVLIDEAIKYTPPKKEEKPKKEAAPAAAAPAAEEDKPAPKPKHPLEALGKPTLILDDWKRTYSNEDTRSVAMPWFWQNYKPEEYSLWKVNYKYDNELKLTFMANNLIGGFHARLEASRKYLFGCQGVYGENYACVNRGVFLVRGQEALPAFDVAPDYESYEFIKLDHTNEADRKYVEDIWAWDTPVVVDGKELPNVDGHVFK from the exons ATGGCTTTTGGCAAGCTTTACGGTCGTCCT GACAACACCCGCACTATTGCGGTCCTCGTTGCTGCTAAGCACAACGatcttgagcttgagcttgttgagaCCCAGGCCAACCCTGCTGCCGACTTCAACAAGTCCGATGCCTACACCAAGATTCAGCCTCTGGGCAAGATCCCCGCTTTTGAGGGCGCTAACGGCTTCACTCTCTCTGAGGTTATCGCCATCGCTGTCTACG TGACTTCCCAGAACGAGAAGACTACCCTCCTCGGCAAGACCAAGCAGGACTATGCTTCCATCCTCCGCTGGTTGTCTTTCGCCAACTCTGAGCTCCTTGTTAGCTTCGGCTCTTGGTTCCGCCccctccttggcctcgacCCTTACAACAAGAAGAACGTTGAGGATGCTTCTAAGGCtgccctgaagaagctcggtGTCCTTAACACTCACCTCACTGCCAACACCTACCTCGTCGGCGAGCGCATCACCCTCGCCGATCTTTTCACCGCTTCTCTTCTCACCCGTGCCTTCGCTACCGTCATTGACAAGAAGGTCCGCGCTGACTACCCCGCCGTTACCCGGTGGTACCAGACCATCATTGATCAGTCCGCCTTCAAGGCCGTTGTTGAGAACCCTGTTCTCATTGACGAGGCCATCAAGTACACTCCtcccaagaaggaggagaagcccaagaaggaggctgctcctgctgccgccgctcctgctgctgaggaggacaagCCTGCTCCTAAGCCTAAGCACCCCCTTGAGGCTCTTGGCAAGCCCACTCTCATCCTTGATGACTGGAAGCGCACATACTCCAACGAGGATACCCGCTCTGTTGCTATGCCCTGGTTCTGGCAGAACTATAAGCCCGAGGAGTACTCACTCTGGAAAGTGAACTACAAGTATGACAACGAGCTCAAGCTCACCTTCATGGCCAACAACCTGATCG GTGGTTTCCACGCTCGTCTTGAGGCTTCCCGCAAGTACCTCTTTGGTTGCCAGGGTGTCTACGGAGAGAACTACGCTTGTGTCAACCGAGGTGTCTTCTTGGTCCGTGGCCAAGAGGCTCTTCCCGCCTTCGATGTCGCTCCTGACTACGAGAGCTACGAGTTCATCAAGCTCGACCACACCAACGAGGCTGATCGCAAGTATGTTGAGGACATCTGGGCCTGGGACACCCCTGTTGTTGTCGACGGCAAGGAGCTCCCCAACGTCGATGGCCACGTCTTCAAATAA
- a CDS encoding mitochondrial 37S ribosomal protein MRPS9 (transcript_id=CADANIAT00007338) has product MGLQNPHCVAHAMHSARSATYLRAALVQRSASPLYLAAGAVLPTHTYRHQVTRGYATEVTEAHPAAPEIDFNKVLERRSARVVPASPSYFTGSPRFFDHLLRLENILARYAALPTVAPNEAPRMAWLKLPAFREFVGERVPTKKYKGLIKVLQRLNRINPDILPDEVRRALKDFLRPGNPYGTQSITTTVDELGRARGKGKRKESSAVVSLVEGDGEVRVNGKTLVEAFPRVHDRESATWALRCSNRLDKYNVWATVKGGGTTGQAEALALALGRALMIHEPALKPILRRAGVITVDARRVERKKPGHVKARKSPTWVKR; this is encoded by the exons ATGGGCTTGCAAAATCCCCATTGCGTGGCTCACGCCATGCATTCTGCACGTTCAGCAACCTACCTTCGAGCGGCTCTCGTCCAACGCTCGGCTTCTCCCCTATACCTCGCCGCCGGAGCTGTCCTGCCAACGCATACGTATCGACACCAAGTTACCCGAGGCTACGCAACTGAAGTTACTGAAGCTCATCCCGCTGCCCCGGAGATTGATTTTAACAAGGTACTTGAGAGACGATCCGCCCGCGTTGTTCCTGCATCACCCTCCTATTTCACTGGAAGCCCAAGGTTCTTTGATCATCTTTTGAGGCTCGAGAATATCCTGGCGAGGTATGCAGCACTACCGACGGTGGCTCCAAACGAGGCACCCAGGATGGCTTGGCTGAAGCTGCCGGCATTCCGGGAATTTGTTGGCGAACGGGTCCCGACAAAGAAGTACAAGGGCTTGATTAAGGTGCTGCAGCGCCTTAACCGCATCAATCCCGATATTCTCCCCGATGAGGTTCGGCGCGCACTGAAAGATTTCCTCCGACCCGGAAATCCATACGGCACTCAGTCAATAACGACTACGGTGGATGAACTGGGTCGTGCCCGTGGAAAAGGAAAGCGAAAGGAATCTTCTGCGGTCGTGTCTCTAGTGGAAGGGGATGGAGAGGTCCGAGTCAACGGAAAAACCTTGGTCGAGGCGTTCCCTCGAGTGCATGACCGAGAAAGCGCCACATGGGCTTTGAGGTGTTCAAATAGACTCGACAAGTACAATGTATGGGCTACTGTTAAGGGTGGAGGCACAACCGGACAGGCAGAGGCCCTCGCCTTGGCGCTCGGACGAGCATTGATGATACACGAGCCCGCACTGAAGCCAATTTTGCGAAGAG CTGGCGTTATCACGGTGGATGCGCGTCGcgtggagagaaagaaaccTGGCCATGTCAAGGCACGCAAGTCTCCCACTTGGGTCAAGCGTTGA
- a CDS encoding uncharacterized protein (transcript_id=CADANIAT00007339) yields the protein MDGDLRRMKQDEQQGQYASQPGVSRRSASRSTDRTAERIRQAAFNPTRGDPSQAAGRPRMPAYMDYGYTDSTFQGGALQEDELQPYPPTLRDHQQRQQPFPSYESELVYNLGQQGPTQTPYEVVPQFSSRHSASLDSLSGQFPVPQYFAPNEPSGTGLPSHYLPPGLSLSAYNQPGPIGRSSATQPFPATMADMTPVGAAGQQQALSQSQPQALPEPPPSAEPLRQFQRALRVTVDHTRAGQLVEASQSLLDISEWLVATARELGILRDDQMLHSDRLKLWNDFNICWLAICQRQKDMTQDLLQTGRQAPRTSLLDVEMLDSMGKQLIHFCDQLEQHGLVDYQMGCSAASEVLG from the exons ATGGATGGTGATCTTCGACGCATGAAGCAGGATGAACAGCAAGGCCAATACGCAAGTCAACCGGGCGTGTCCCGTCGCTCTGCTTCCAGATCAACCGACAGAACGGCAGAACGAATTAGACAGGCCGCGTTCAATCCAACACGTGGAGACCCATCGCAGGCCGCTGGAAGACCACGAATGCCTGCATACATGGACTATGGATACACAGACAGCACCTTTCAAGGCGGTGCGTTGCAGGAGGACGAATTGCAACCGTATCCGCCGACGTTGCGCgaccaccagcagcgccagcaacCCTTTCCTTCATATGAGTCCGAGCTAGTATACAACCTCGGGCAGCAGGGCCCAACGCAGACTCCGTACGAGGTCGTGCCACAATTTTCGTCACGGCATTCTGCATCTCTCGATTCACTCTCCGGCCAATTTCCTGTTCCACAGTATTTTGCTCCCAATGAACCGTCAGGCACCGGGCTCCCTTCGCATTACCTGCCACCGGGGCTTTCTCTGTCCGCATATAATCAGCCGGGGCCCATTGGACGGTCGAGCGCAACGCAGCCCTTTCCCGCAACCATGGCGGACATGACCCCCGTGGGGGCGGCGGGACAACAGCAGGCGCTATCGCAGTCGCAGCCGCAGGCCTTGCCTGAGCCTCCACCGTCAGCTGAACCACTTCGACAATTTCAGCGAGCATTACGAGTGACCGTCGATCATACGCGAGCCGGTCAATTGGTAGAGGCTAGTCAATCGTTGCTGGATATCTCCGAGTGGCTGGTGGCTACTGCACGGGAGCTCG GTATTTTGCGGGATGACCAAATGCTCCACTCTGATCGATTGAAATTATGGAATGATTTCAATATTTGCTGGTTGGCAATATGCCAGAGGCAGAAAGACATGACGCAGGATTTGCTCCAGACAGGCCGCCAAGCACCCCGAACTAGTCTTCTCGACGTCGAGATGTTGGATTCCATGGGCAAGCAGTTAATACATTTTTGTGATCAACTGGAGCAGCATGGCCTGGTAGATTACCAAATGG GTTGTTCTGCAGCCAGTGAGGTATTGGGATGA
- the cnaB gene encoding calcineurin regulatory subunit B (transcript_id=CADANIAT00007340): MYSRRRRSSLGTSQIFENIISGSNFDKDEVDRLRKRFMKLDKDNSGTIDRDEFLSLPQVSTNPLATRMIAIFDEDGGGDVDFQEFVSGLSAFSSKGNKEEKLRFAFKVYDIDRDGYISNGELFIVLKMMVGNNLKDVQLQQIVDKTIMEADKDHDGKISFEEFTDMVESTDVNLSMTLNQI, from the exons ATGTACTCGCGGAGACGACGGAGCTCTCTAGGAACATCGCAGATCTTCGAGAACATCATTTCCGGGTCTAACT TCGACAAGGATGAAGTGGACCGACTCCGCAAGAGATTTATGAAGCTCGACAAG GACAACTCCGGCACAATCGATCGCGACGAATTCCTCTCCCTTCCACAAGTCTCAACTAACCCCCTTGCTACAAG AATGATCGCAATATtcgacgaagacggcggCGGTGACGTCGACTTCCAAGAGTTCGTCTCGGGCTTATCCGCTTTCAGCTCAAAGGGCaacaaggaagagaagctgcggTTCGCATTCAAGGTCTACGACATCGATCGCGACGGGTACATATCCAATGGCGAGTTGTTCATCgtgctgaagatgatggtCGGCAATAATCTGAAGGATGTGCAGCTACAACAGATTGTTGACAAGACAATCATGGAGGCTGATAAAGATCACGATGGCAAGATCAGCTTTGAGGAGTTTACAGATATGGTGGAGAGCACGGATGTTAATTTGAGTATGACTTTAA ACCAAATTTAA
- a CDS encoding protein epl1 (transcript_id=CADANIAT00007341): protein MTRYAGLGRTRPKKLTPKAPIPIYREHQIDDLEEEIQNGLQQVETGVEKAEESEYHLQVAINAVASGRVVNEAHIPTPETVLSNLQYDELYPPVFSQPATYIRFSSTVEDCCGCPYNMTDEDDVFLKIMNEKRDPADRCTEDQFEEVMNFFEETVRLKQPYAAVGSAPVLSFAEMQESMDATVEDYVRRLAKDVYDHWKTRRLNNGNQSLLPSLKFETGAETDDTDPYVCFRRREVRQVRKTRGRDAQSADKLRRLRKELEDARQLVALVRQRELARKEMLATERILFLQRAEVKDMKRKLNIKDDDEDLINQKPKKKPIEAPPMQRPAAAQLRMPPKPGAQAAEDLQLLEDVQAEKENEIIRDIKANIAKHMKWNEGYVDFTRAPLSPSPERTVDISFRPAITTQLPTPPSSDSSENTPDLALDMSGTVSYRDKLDEHALIMSEDANKMPSFRRRIGRGGRLLIDRRNFASRCRVELDPWKADRFKYDQEDSDEDLDYEMDQYDISLMQNRAIMLAKARDQAHAQAQAAQVRRLQAEQAALNNLNSGQTSGQTMGSNPGPGAIAPTPET, encoded by the exons ATGACTCGATACGCGGGACTAGGGAGAACGCGCCCCAAAAAGCTCACTCCCAAGGCGCCTATACCCATTTACCGTGAGCACCAGATAGATGACCTTGAGGAAGAGATCCAAAATGGCCTACAGCAGGTTGAAACCGGTGTTGAGAAGGCCGAGGAGTCC GAATACCATTTGCAAGTTGCTATCAATGCAGTTGCATCGGGGAGAGTTGTAAATGAGGCCCATATTCCAACTCCAGAGACCGTCCTCAGTAACCTGCAATATGACGAGCTATATCCACCAGTTTTCTCGCAGCCTGCGACATATATCCGCTTCTCTTCCACGGTGGAGGACTGTTGCGGGTGTCCATATAACATGactgacgaggatgatgtatTCCTGAAGATCATGAACGAGAAGCGGGACCCCGCTGACCGATGCACGGAGGACCAGTTTGAGGAGGTCATGAACTTCTTCGAAGAGACGGTGCGATTAAAGCAGCCGTACGCAGCGGTAGGCAGTGCTCCGGTCTTGAGTTTTGCAGAAATGCAAGAGTCCATGGATGCAACCGTAGAGGATTATGTAAGGCGATTGGCCAAGGACGTATACGACCACTGGAAAACGAGGAGGTTAAACAATGGCAACCAGTCATTACTTCCCAGCCTCAAG TTCGAAACTGGTGCAGAGACGGACGATACAGATCCATATGTCTGCTTTCGTAGGCGTGAGGTCCGTCAAGTCCGCAAGACTCGCGGTAGAGACGCTCAAAGTGCGGACAAACTGCGGAGGCTCAGAAAGGAATTGGAAGATGCTCGTCAACTGGTTGCTCTGGTTCGCCAACGAGAATTGGCGCgaaaggagatgctggcGACAGAGCGGATACTCTTCTTGCAACGGGCCGAAGTGAAGGATATGAAGAGGAAACTCAATATCAaagacgatgacgaggaccTCATCAATCAAAAG CCCAAAAAGAAGCCGATAGAGGCACCACCCATGCAACGTCCAGCGGCAGCCCAGCTTCGTATGCCACCGAAGCCTGGCGcccaagctgcagaagacttgCAACTGCTGGAGGATGTTCaagcagaaaaggagaacGAAATTATACGCGATATCAAGGCGAACATCGCGAAACATATGAAGTGGAACGAGGGTTATGTGGATTTCACACGGGCCCCGCTATCGCCGTCTCCTGAAAGGACTGTTGATATCTCATTCCGTCCTGCGATCACAACACAACTGCCAACGCCACCGTCATCAGACTCATCCGAGAATACACCTGACTTGGCCTTAGATATGTCAGGCACCGTATCATATCGTGATAAGCTCGACGAACACGCGTTAATAATGAGTGAGGACGCCAACAAGATGCCGTCATTCAGGAGACGTATAGGGCGGGGCGGTCGTCTGTTGATTGATCGTCGTAACTTTGCCTCGCGATGTAGAGTTGAATTAGACCCGTGGAAGGCAGACCGCTTCAAGTATGATCAGGAGGActccgacgaggatcttgACTATGAGATGGATCAGTACGACATCTCCCTCATGCAGAACCGGGCAATCATGCTCGCCAAGGCTCGAGACCAAGCACACGCGCAGGCGCAAGCAGCTCAAGTGCGACGGCTGCAGGCCGAACAAGCCGcgctcaacaacctcaatTCCGGCCAAACATCGGGGCAAACAATGGGATCGAATCCTGGGCCTGGCGCCATTGCTCCCACACCTGAAACCTGA